The region ATTTTTCTGTACAAATGTATATGTCTTAAATTAACTCTATAAGTATCATATGTTATTAaatttgggttttcttttaaattggaaaagcatttttaagtggtttttacacacacacacactctctttaATGAAACAAAATCCTGAGTGACTTAACACCTTTAAGCTAACTGGCGGGATTTGATTTTAGTTAGCACACAATTCTATTTTAGGGAGTATGAATGCCTTTAGACTTTAATGACTTGATTGTCTTTCTCATTAAACTGGGGTGGTGAAAGATACTCAGTTTGGAAATGGAAGAGTCTTGGAATGAAATGTGAATCTAAATGGCTAACACTGATCTGAGGGTAAGCGGTTCTCACCGAGAAGCGGGAGCGTGTACATGACCCTGAGATGCCCTTCGCTTGCCAGGTGTTTACTGAATATCTGTTGTGAGCCTGGATTTGTGCCAGGCTCCGGGGATAGCAGGATAAATCAAACTTGGTCCCTGCCCATGAGCTTCCATAAGCCTGTGGGGCAGAGGGGCTTCTCAACAGACAGTTGTGAGACTCCCTGGGAAGGGCTTCTGGAACCCTGGAGATGCAGACCGAACTCTTCCCAGGTGAGTCGGGGTGGGGTTAGCTCTATTGGAGCAGCCACCCTGGTGCTGGGTCTTGGGGAGAGTGTTGGCATTTGTCCGATGGAGGAGATCCTGGCTAGTCCTCTAAAGGCATGACATGGTGAGAGGGCCTGGCCTGGTCTAAAGACGGTGGGGCAGCACCAGAAAGGCAAACTCAGGTCAGACTGTGTTAGGTTTTATTCTCTAGGTGATAGGGAGCCATTGAATGTCATTTGGCAGAAGAGTCTCACACTTAGGgttgtatttttaaaaccaaGTGATGGCAGTGTGGAGGCTCAGTTAAGGAGGATGGAGGGAGAAAATGGTGGCAGTCTGTGACAATTGAAGGCCTGAGTTGAGGCAGTGGCTGGGAGGATATAAAGGAGGGGCTGCTGCATTAGAGGCTTGCGGTGATGCAGAGGAGAAGTTGAGAATCAGCgtttttttccagtttgatgATGCCACTTCCCAGAGAGGGTGGTGCAGGAGGAGGAAGGCAAAATGGATAAGTATGGCTTGGGACAGGTTGAGTTTGTAGCCTCCTGCGAGTCATGAGCTTATTTGGAAACATATGCTGTGAAATATTTTGATCCACTCATTAGGTGCTTGGGAAGTTTTTAGACTGTTAAGATGAAGAAAGAAGACATCGTCTGGAGGAGTTTTACAGATATAAAGGAACATGCACTCACCTGGGAGTTGAGATTCAAACTCTGTACCAGTTCTTTCACAACCTGGATGTGTGCCATGGGGTGAGCCGCTTCACCGTCTGGCCTTCACTCTTGTCACGTGGTAGACTGAGACATCGACCTCTAAGACCTCTTCCATCTCCAAACAGGTGGTTCAGTGTTTGTTAGCAGAGTGACATGTTCTGAAAAATAACCCAAACCTCTCTGTTCATAGCTTTTTGTGTGACAGCTTCTTATTTGACACAGTGCTTCAGGCCAGGGTTCCTTCTTGTGAGTCACATCAGGATGCTTTCCAGGTCTGACAGCCGTGGATCCTCTCCCGCAGTCACCCCCATGCCTCTCATGACCTCCGCCCTGTGTTTCAGATCACCGAAGTGGCCTTGGAGTACAACAACTGTCACGGGGACCAGGTGGTGGAGCGGCTCCTTCAGCACCTGCGGCGAGTGGATGCCCCGGTGTTCAAGTCCCTGGCAcctgagcccccagcccagctgccGGACCCGCCGCAGATAACGGCATCCCCCTGCTGCAACACCGTGGTGCTGCCCCAGTGGCACTCCATCTCCAAGACCCACAACGTCTGTGAACTGTGTGTCAACCAGACCGCCGGCAGCATCAGGCCGAGCTCGGTCAGCATGCCCCAGTGCAGCTTTTTCGAGATGGCAGCAGCTCTGGATTCTTTCTACCTCAAGGAGCAGACCTTTTATCATGTGGCATCAGACAGCATAGAATGCAGCAATTTTCTAAGTTCCTACAGCCCTTTCAGCTACTATACTGCATGTTGCAGAACCGTAAACAGGGGCGAGACGGGCTTCCTTGGTTCTGAACAAGGTATCTTTGAAAGCCCGACCACCGCATTTGCTTCCCTCGAGAAGAAATGTGAGGTTGATACTCCAAGCTCCGTTCCTCACATTGAGGAGAACAGGTATCTCTTTCCTGATTTGGACATGAATAGCACAAACTTCACAGGCCTGAGCTGCAGAACCAACAAGACTCTGAACATCTACCTTTTGGATTCCAATTTATTTTGGTTATATGCAGAGAGGCTGGGTGCTCCGAGCACCGCTCGGGTGAAAGAATTTGCTGCGATTGTTGATGTGAAAGAAGAGTCTCACTATATCTTGGATCCAAAACAAGCTCTTATGAAGTTCACCCTAGGTACTGTGGGCAGTTTCCTTCCCAAAGCATAATGTTTTGCTTAACTTAACCTGGGTAACTTTTATTTAGGCATCTCATTATGTTCAGCCGTGAGGGTCATCTCTAAGCTCCTTTGAAATCTTTACACTGCAACTggtcataatttttaaagaagctaATTGTCTATTAAATGGAACAGAAACGCCCTAACTCCAGATTTTGGATAAGTTTGTCATTTAGCCCTTAGGGGCTGAGTCCAGCGTTCCAGGTCGGCAGCACCTGCCACATTTCCTAAGGTAGCGAGAGCTGCAGTTGGTGGGAACCTGGTCACAGTGACGGACAGGGTGGTGGAGAGCCATTCTGGTGGTAACTTCCCAGGGGCTGACGCCACGTGAGCCCTCACAGCAGCTTCATCCTAAAGGAACTTAAATAGAAAGCAGTGAAACATTAGAACCACCTGCCCTCACTTTTTGTCTCACAGGTTTAAATGTATGTGTATCAAGGCAACCAGACCTAATTTGTTCTGCTGCTGTTTTACAACACACCAAGAAATGCTGCTATGACCTTGGGTGCCTAGATTGTAACACACAAGTGTCAAGTGCAATAAACAGGTGTCAGGGTGCACACCCGCAAGAACCTCATTTTGAGTCGGGTAAGGCCCCATTATGGGAAAGCCTCCGGGAGCTTGCCCTTAGGGCTTGGCAGCGGCGGTGAGCTAACCCACACTGTCCTGTTCCCAGGCCTTCGCTGACATCCGTGACATACACACAAGGAAGTGAGAATTCAAAAGCCTTGTTAGTTCAGCCTCGCTGGAATCATGGAGGAAAGTCAGCGTTTGCCAGATGGAGACAGGAAGACCTTAAGGGGGAGGAAAAccttttattttcaagttttggAAACTACGAAAGCAAGAGTAAACTCAAAGCCCCTAAATAATAGTCACTTTAGCTGCCGTCTTTTAAATCCAGGTGAAGCTTGCTTCTTACACTAGACACGTTTGAAAAGGCTTATGTAAATgatgtttttttccctctacatCAAATTATATATTGTAAACACGAAGCCTCCTGAGTGCTTAAAGGAACCCTGTGACCAGTCACTTTAGAAAGTGCATCCTCTATTGATAATACAAATTGCTCCTAATTCATGTTTCCTGCAGTTACATTTTGGTGTACTAAGTTTCCTTAAAATGAAACAagcctgtattttttaaagtaaatgtttattgGATTTTCCTGAATTCTGTTCAGTAATACTCAGGCATTTAGTGAACTCGTGATGTGTGCACTCTAATTTAAGGGTAATCTGAGAGAAGccatcttcagatttcttttcatcttctgtATCTACTCTGAAACATTTAGCTCCGTTGTTCTTTGTCCTGTAGTTTGTGACAGAATTTGTAAGggtccttgttaaaaaaaaaaaaacacactgtgTGTCGTCGTTTTGGAGAGTTGACTCAGCTATCTCTGGGGCAGTTTCAGAATTTAGGTTTCATTCAGCTTAGTAAATGATTTTTGGTTTTATGTTTCAAAAACACAGCCAGCTAAGTCAGGTGCTGACGATGAAGTCTCTTTAGCGTTCATGTGACGGTCttcacttcctccttcctctgcagAACATGGCATTGTTCCTTAGGCCCTCAAAATGGACagagttagaaaaaagaaaatgaagtgaaaCTCAGATGAGTGCTGCTTCAGATGAGACAAAGGAATCTGAAGACAGTGGACTTTGTGAGGAGAGTAAAACTGTTGGTTCAGGTTAGGGCTTAGGATAATTTATGggtttatttatgtgtttttccaCTAAAtataattgagtttttttttcccttagcctTTTAAGAAAGAAGCTTGACAAACTttaataaaggaaacaaaagccgTAGCTCCTTGTCCTCAAATCAGTGCGTAAACACCTCCCACATTGCGGTGCTTGTGCAGTTTCTGCAGCGGTAGTTGTGCGTGAAGGTCTTAGTGTTGTAGGTGGAAGTCTCGATTGTGGCGTGTGGATGACTTAGGCTCCCAGGTGTCTGCCTGTGGACCTGTCCTGTTAGAAGGAAATAGCATTGAATTCGCAGTCCGTGCATGATAGAACACTGCACACTGCAAGGTGCTCTGCTGTCTAAAGTGCCGTCTGCTGAGTTACTGCTGCCAAAGTTAACCCCCCTGCCTCCTGGGTGGCTCTGTTCACGGTTTTGCCTGTAGGTGAAGTGTTAAAAATGTGGGCCTGTGAAGCCAGCCCAGTTTTTTAAAGGTAGCGTTTTGTAAAGTAGGCCATCCTCTTTCCTTGTACTGAGAGAATTGATctcattttgtctttatttttagagtctTTCATTCAAAACTTCAGCGTTCTGTACAgtcccttgaaaaggcatcttatTGGAAGCGACTCTGCCCAGTTCCCTTCTCAGCATTTAATCACTGAAGTGACAACTGATACCTTTTGGGAAGTAGTCCTTCAAAAACAGGTATGGAATCTTGAGTGAGGCAAACATCAAGCCATCTGCccctattaaaataattttgaaagctGCAGTTGTCGGGGTGAGCGGGTTGGTTTTGATGTACAGAAGATCAACCATGTGACGGTATGACAGTCTTATTGCAGAACATGCATGAATTACACAGTGGTTTTGTAACTGCAAAACATCCATAAGAAAGCACATAATTGGAAATATCTAAAGAttaagttttcactgtaatttgtacatgagcaacatttattgaacacctgctgGGCTCTGAGCACAGCGAGGACGTGAGAAGCCCAGTAACAGCCGTCGTCCTCTTCCCGCAGGATGTACTGCTGCTTTATTATGCACAATGGTGCGGCTTCTGTCCGTCGCTcaatcacatctttatccagctGGCTCGGCTCCTGCCGACGGATACCTTCACTGTGGCGAGGTAAGGAGGCCGGTGCTGCGGCACCTCTCTCTTCCTTGCAGCTTAGCCTTGTGGTTTGCAAGGGTCTGCCTTGAATTGTCAGCTTAAAGCCATGAACAAAATCTCATTGATGCCATAGTTTTCCTAATGAATTCCTTCCCTGATGTTGGGTGTGTTTAGTCTTGATTGAGTTCAGAGGAGGGTGAGTGCAGCCCTGTGGGAGCAGTGCTGACCTGGTGTCTCCAACAGCCCCCTAAGTGGCCAGCTTTCCAGAACACATGGCACTGGGGCCTTGGCCCAGCAAAAAGTGGCCAGTCTCTGGTACATTGCCAACCAGCCCTGGGACCTGGAGCAGATCTCTCCACCAGGCCTCGTTTCCCTCCTCATTCCTACAAGTAAGGGGAAAGGTTGCCTGATATCCACGTGTTCTAATTTTGTGATTCTGTGGTAATGTATCTGGCCTCTTTAGtaaataaaaaatctttattgttttCTAAAAACAAGGCTCAAAGAGTTTATGGATAAGGTAGTAGGCACTTTAGGGGGAAATTATTTAGATTCAAGCTGTATcttctcccccccccaaaaaaacctttagatagatagaatttaacataaaaaataaCAGAAGATAGACGGTTGGGTTTGCTAGTTCCTTTTGAGAGATGGATACTTTCCAAaatgaaacaattgaaaaaagaatgaaaaatgaacagATTCCACTGGAAAAAAGtacaatgaaaataaagacaataGACTTTAAAAAGGACAGCAGCTATATTTTATAGTATATATGTATTACGTATTGTTATGTAGTCTGTAAGTAAAGATTGGAGTCAAATTTGAGGAGTTACTATGCTGAGagatttatatatgtacacactaCCTGACTTCCTTCTTAGAATATTCCATAGAACAAGTATGATTGCCACTTTCTTTTTactgaggaggaaactgaggcacaaaaatgttaggtaacttgcccagagtTGTACAGCCTGTAAGTGAGGGACCAGGATTCAGAATCACGTGTTCATTCACTCCTGACCTTGAGATATTAAAATGGTTTAAGAAACTGCTGAGAGGAAATGTGGCTTGTACATATAATGGAGTGTTATTCGGCCTTAAAATTTTAGGAAGGAAGAAGGCgggcatatagctcagtggtagagtgtgtgcttagcatgcatgaggtcctgggttcaatccctggtacctctatttaaataaataaacctaatcaccaccacaaccccaattttttttttttttaatttagaaaagaaattctgacacatagtacaacatgggtgaaccttgaggatgttaatgctaagtgaaaggagccacaAAAGGACCAATACTGTatggttccacttatatgagacatctagagtagtcagattcacagagacagagtAGAAagctggttgccaaggggtgggggggaggggagagtggggagCTGTTGTTTGAAGGggtcagagtttcagttttgcaagatgaaagagttctggaaacggctggtggtgatggtttcacagcattatgaatgtacttaataccactaaACTGAACACTTAATAATGGCTAAGTGGTTATGTGGTAAattttttgttatgtgtattttaccacattaaaaaaaaatgagaggtgGAGGGAGAAATGGCTGAGAAGGACTGCGATGTGAAGAAAGGATATGATATGTAAGAGGAGAGAGTAAATAAACAAGTGGGGAAATTATAGgctaataaatgtaaattaaaacagtatTATTTTCGCCTATTAAATTAATGAATGCTCTTAAGTGGCAGAATCTTGTGTTGATAAAATGAGACTGGCACAGTCAGATGTAGCTAATGGAATAAGTGAGTTTTTTGGCGCAGACTTTTTGGAAAGCATTTTAGCAGCATTGGTAAGAAATCACAAAAAATGGTTATACATTTTGGACCCAGTTGATTTCACTTGGGGGAATTAAGGAAATAGGACTTCCAGAGCAGCATGTGCTACTCTTCGTAGTAGTATTTATATCCAGCAGTAGAGAAATGGTTGAGTCAATTATGGTTGGGCATTTTCAGCCCTTCGTTAGGACAATGCTTTTCATAGCAACTAACTGAAAAAACAGAGAATGAAGTATGATTACTGCTCTTAACAATATGTAGACATATACACCAGAGCCTGAATGAGAATCCCAGAAGAAATGTCCCAGTTAGCCCAATGGGATTCTCAGTGgatgtttacaaatatttttctttcagttt is a window of Vicugna pacos chromosome 18, VicPac4, whole genome shotgun sequence DNA encoding:
- the TXNDC11 gene encoding thioredoxin domain-containing protein 11 isoform X4 — translated: METRWNFRSSQSRCILGACQEVFPREVINYTAENIYKWALENRETLLRWLWPHGGKSLLLNNELKKGPALFLFIPFNPLAESHPLIDEITEVALEYNNCHGDQVVERLLQHLRRVDAPVFKSLAPEPPAQLPDPPQITASPCCNTVVLPQWHSISKTHNVCELCVNQTAGSIRPSSVSMPQCSFFEMAAALDSFYLKEQTFYHVASDSIECSNFLSSYSPFSYYTACCRTVNRGETGFLGSEQGIFESPTTAFASLEKKCEVDTPSSVPHIEENRYLFPDLDMNSTNFTGLSCRTNKTLNIYLLDSNLFWLYAERLGAPSTARVKEFAAIVDVKEESHYILDPKQALMKFTLESFIQNFSVLYSPLKRHLIGSDSAQFPSQHLITEVTTDTFWEVVLQKQDVLLLYYAQWCGFCPSLNHIFIQLARLLPTDTFTVARIDVSQNDLPWEFMVDRLPTVLFFPCNRKDLSVKYPEDLPITLPNLLRFILHHSYPASTPPHLANPSTKECLQSEAVLQQGHISHLEREIQKLRAEISTLQRAQVQVEARLAGARRDEHRLLRQQHTLERQHSLLRLHSEQLQALYEQKTRELEEVARKLQELADASENLLTENTWLKLLVATMERKLEDRDGVEARGPPKVVRSGSPEPSGAPRLPTSTPPPSNVSSTLASERSNENRTD
- the TXNDC11 gene encoding thioredoxin domain-containing protein 11 isoform X5, producing MQKTETFLLFSCNISLSSEVFPREVINYTAENIYKWALENRETLLRWLWPHGGKSLLLNNELKKGPALFLFIPFNPLAESHPLIDEITEVALEYNNCHGDQVVERLLQHLRRVDAPVFKSLAPEPPAQLPDPPQITASPCCNTVVLPQWHSISKTHNVCELCVNQTAGSIRPSSVSMPQCSFFEMAAALDSFYLKEQTFYHVASDSIECSNFLSSYSPFSYYTACCRTVNRGETGFLGSEQGIFESPTTAFASLEKKCEVDTPSSVPHIEENRYLFPDLDMNSTNFTGLSCRTNKTLNIYLLDSNLFWLYAERLGAPSTARVKEFAAIVDVKEESHYILDPKQALMKFTLESFIQNFSVLYSPLKRHLIGSDSAQFPSQHLITEVTTDTFWEVVLQKQDVLLLYYAQWCGFCPSLNHIFIQLARLLPTDTFTVARIDVSQNDLPWEFMVDRLPTVLFFPCNRKDLSVKYPEDLPITLPNLLRFILHHSYPASTPPHLANPSTKECLQSEAVLQQGHISHLEREIQKLRAEISTLQRAQVQVEARLAGARRDEHRLLRQQHTLERQHSLLRLHSEQLQALYEQKTRELEEVARKLQELADASENLLTENTWLKLLVATMERKLEDRDGVEARGPPKVVRSGSPEPSGAPRLPTSTPPPSNVSSTLASERSNENRTD